gagtgtctcctcctttcttggAGACCCAAGCAAAGGCAGGCACACATCTCTATGTCCCTTGTCCAGAATGACAGATGACAAGGCACAAGAAGCAAGAACgaacatcttttatttctccatgtCCTGAAACCATCCGTTTACTGCCAAGGTCTTCACGTTTGCAAGACATCCCTGTCTGTGCCCAGCCCAGGCACCGCGATTCCCTTCTGGATCCCGAACGAGGACGGAAGGGTTCCCAGCTCGTTGCACCAAACGGCACAACTCTGACTCTTGAACACCTGTGGCGTGGGTGCCGCTCCCACACTGAGCCCGAAGCTCACGAAACCTTCTATGACAAGGAACAACATCTGAAAACTTCCTCGAGGAAACAAAGATCGATTTCCGAGGCCACGTAGACAGAGAACAAGAACCCACCCAAACGTGCGCTTGGCCCCGCTTTCCCCCAAGCCGCCCTGGCCCTCCACTACTCACAACGCCCAGCGCCCGCTCTGCTCGCACTCGCAGGGGAGAAGTGGCCTGGCTTCGTGTCCCGCAGGAGAAGCTGCTCGACCCCAGGTGGGAACGGGCCCGGCTGCCCCTCGGGCTCAGGCCCGCTCTTCCTCATGGCTCACAGCGTCTTCGGACAGACACGGAGACCCGGGCTGCCTGCTGTTGACCGCGAGGATGTGCTGCAGCACTTGCACGCCGCTGGTTTCTGCGTGGGCCCTGGGACCCCACAGGAACTCGTAGCGTGCGGGCTCGCTGCCGGGCACCTGCCGGTACTCCAGGTACCCTTCCTGCACCCAGACTTCGGTCAGCAGCTCCCTGGGCTCCCCATAGAATACGTGCTCCCTGCCGGCATACACCCCCATGACCCCCAGCGCTTCCCACACCGCCTCCTCAGGGGCACGGTCGTCCTCCAGGAGGATCACCCATAGGACCAGCACCAGGAGGCTGGTCTTGGGCATGCCGTCCCTACCACTCGGCGTCCCATCGCAGCTGAGGCCCAGGATGCTGACCAGGACGTAGGAGCGCTCGCGGGGGTCCACTTCCTTCACGTCGACTCCAAAGACCAGCTGCAGATACTCGCAGGCTCGGCGGAAGATCACGGGGAAGCGGTCCTGGTCATCTTGGCTAACCGCCGCCAGCATCTCCGCCCGTGTGGTCGGCTGCTTGGTGCGATACTTGAGGAGCAGAAGCAGCACCAGGCCGGCCACCTTCACGCAGAGCGCATCTGGGAGCGAGGCCTGGGCCCCTGCCGGGGCCCCCCAGGTGCTCGACCCCTCCTCATCGGGGCTGCTGGAGCCCTGGTGGGACTGGCTCCCCGAAGCGCCTGCCatggcactgggggaggggcaggagctcCGAGGGCTCTGGGGAGGACTCGGGGACCCGGCAGCAGCAGACCCCTCCTCCAGGGGGACCAGAATGAggacagagcaggaggaggacagggaggaaggagaggaggaggaggaggaggaaggagatgggtatcccccctcctcctcctctgctttctcctcctccaactcctcctcttcctccgactccacctcctccacctccacctccaactCCACCTCCAACTCCAACTCCTCCTCTTCCAACTCCTCTTCCTCcaactccacctcctccacctcaacctccacctcctccacctccacctccacctccaaatccacttcttccacctcctcctcctcctccgccttctcctccttcaactccacctcctccacctcctcctcctcctccaaatccacctcctcctcctcctccaaatccacctcctccacctcctccacttcctccacctcctccttcttcaactccacctcctccttcttcaactccacctcctccacctccctgtcCTCAGGCTCTGGCAGCGGTGCATCCCATGGCAGCGGGAcctctcttggctcctccttcAGCTTGCAGAACACACTGCTCTCACCCAGGGGCATGATGGTCGCCAGACCCTGAAGACAGAAGAGGGGTGGCTCCTCAGGGGGAGGCCCAGCCCACCCAGACCCCGAGCTCCCAGGCCTGAGAGCGGGGCCGCGTGGGGGTTGGGGGCCGAGGGGTCCCCTCTGGGGTGGGATGGGCGAGCCCCCGGCCCCACGCGCGGAGCACGCACCTCGCCTGGACAACCGACTGGCACGCGGCCGCGCCTCCTCTGCTCTGTGAGCTCAGGACTCCTGCCTCAGACCAAGGCCTCAACTGCAGAGCTCGCAGAGCCcctggaagagggagggagggggggagggagggggcgcctCAGGGTCTCAGGGTGGGTGCAGACCGCGAGCATCGTcccgggcccccaccccccactgcggCCAGGAGATTCTGGCCAGGACTCTGGGCGGCCCCGCCccgggagcccccaccccccccaccccccatccagcCTGGGCCTGCCCCTTCTGGGCCTCCGCTGACAGCCAGAGCGGACCCGAGCGGCAGGGCAGGCAGGCCTGGGCCCTACGCAGGTGTCCTGGGCTGTGAGGCAgcgcctcctctctcccctgcaccccggcCAGGGCCCGGGATCCTGCCTCGGCTGACCGGGGTCCAGCCCCGCACACCAAGGCCCTCCCCTCGCCCAGACCCACCGCGGGGGCGGCTTTCCGAGGGCGGCCCCGGGGCTGGGGTCCAAGGGGCCTCCGGCCGTCCTCCCGCAGGGCTCTCCCGGGGAGCCCCGGGCCCGCTGCCTCCCACCACAACCCTCATGGCCCGGCGAGGTCCGGGCCAAGGCGGCTGGCGTCGCACGAGGCGACCAAGTCCGGGGAGGCCCGGGGCCGATGGCGGGGGGCTCACGTGGCTTTCCTTGGGGGTCCCTCAGCCCTATCCTCTCGTCCCCATCCGGACTCCCTGGGCGGCCTGGGCCTCGGGCTCTGCCGCCTGACGCCGGCTCCTCGCGCGCAACCAGCTCTCAGTCGGGCTGGGACCCAGAGCCCGAGTCCGCCCACGCCTCACGCCCTGGTCACAGTCGTCGTGGGCGCGCCGCCCTGCGGCCTCCACCGCCGCCCCCACCGCCGGACTCATTCCCCTCTGGGTCCCGGCCCCCTCGCTCCTCCCGCTGGGCCTCACCTCGAAGCCCACGAGGCTCTGCGCCCTTCCCGCGCCTGACGGGATTCGAGGCGCGGCCGGAAGACGCCGACGCCGACGCCGACGCCGACGCAGTCGCCATGgccccctcgccccgccccgccccgccccgccccgccccgccagtCTCTTGAGACCCGGATGCGGAAGTCCAGACACCCCGCGGGGCCTCATTCCCACTAGGGGCTTCCCTAGGCTGCCGCTAGGGGTCGCCTTCCGGGCCGGGGCCTGCGTTCTGGGGGCCAGAGTCCCTCCCTCGGTGTTCCCTCCGTGGCCTCCTGCACCCCGGGGACGGCCTGTGTGCGTGGCCGCTGACGATGGGAACTCGTGCCCCTCAGACCGGGGTCTGAAGGTCTCTGGGACGCACCGCCCAGGCTCAGTGACGGGGCGCCGGCCACCTCTGGCCGCCCGATGCAGGGGCTCCCCGGGCCTGCGGCACGGACTGACTTCGTAGCTCTGGGCTGGGGTGGACCTGGTCTCCTGACAGCACCtgggccctcctcccctctgcccaccgGAGCGGCTGCTCCCAACAGACAGCGGGTCCTCGGTTCTCCCCAGCTCACCCATCCGACCCCCACTCCCCCGTCCAGGTGATCCGAGACCCGGATGCCCAAGTCCAGCCTCGCCCAGTGTCCCCATCCCTCCCGGGGGCCTGCGCGGACTGACTCTGTTGTGGGGTCCAGGCTCCTTTGCCTGCAGGTCCCTCTGTTCCTCATTAGGAATCGCCCCGGGACAcgggccctgccctctgcccacctgAGGTGTCccagccaccccccgccccctgcgccTCCTCCGGTGTCTCTGAGACCCGGCTGCGGAAGTCTGGCCCGACTCTCCTCCGCGAGTCCCCATGCCTCCCAAGGGCCCTTCTCAGAAGGCCTGAAGTCTTGAACTTTGGGGCGTCCCCTCTGTCCTGGGGGCCCGAGTCCCTCAGTCCTCCCTCTGACCCCCACCTGGACACCGTGGCCCCGTCCTGTGTGCCTGCCGTTTCCTGACCTAGGATCCTGTCCCTCACCCCAAGGTCCTCAGCTTCCTCAGATCCCCGAGGCACAGTTGAGTGGACGGGGCCTGCGGCCACCCTCTACACGTACCCCGGCACCCGCGGCCCAGGCTGATCTCCTCTCCCCGGGGCGGGATGGGCCCTGCGGATCGCCATGAAGTCCCCACACCTGCTGCAGAAGAGCCTGGGCCCGTCCCCCCTATTATTCCTGCCGCCCCGCCACACACACTTCCgacttttctctcttccaactgttcctgctggttacttggtcctgctcagataggcctgAACAAAGCCTCCTGTTTTCTTGCTCCTAGGACAAGTTGTCCTCAGAggagtgtctcagttggtagccccccttctattcctcccccctctcttcttGCTTTGGTCTCTTCTAGCTGTTCTTGCTGGTTGGTTGGTTCTGCTCCGACAGGGCCCCAACAAAGTGTTCTATTTTCTTGACCCCATGTCATGTTGTCCTCAGAGTACTGTTGCAGTTggtagccccccacccccccccccgtttattcctgccacacccccacacacacatttcttgctttggtctcttccaagtGTAATCACTGGTTTGTTGGTCATGCTCAGATATGTCCCAGCAAAGAGTCCTGTTGCCTTGTCCCCAAcacaagttgtcctcagagtagggacTCAGTTGGCAGCCCCCCTATtactcctgctccctcccacttACCGGTTTGGTCTCTTCCAATGATTCCTGATGTGTAGTTGGTCCTGCTCAACAGGCCCCAAtaaagagtcctgttttcttgccccctgGGTCAAGTAGTGTTCCGAGTAGGGTCTCAGTTACTAGCCCCCTTTCATTCCTGCTCACcacacttcctgctttggtctcttccaactcttCCTGCTGGTTAGATGGTCCTACTCAGATTGGCTCCAAATAAGAGTCTTAATTTACTTGCCCGCTTTGTCCAGTTGTTCTCAGAGTATGGTCTCAGCTGGTagccccccttttattcctgccccCCAATTCCTGCTTTGGCCTCTTCCAACTGTTCCCACTGGTTAGTTGGTCCTACTCAGATTGGCCCCCAAAGAGTCCTATTATCTTGCCGCCAGGTTAAGTTGTCCTCGGAATTGGGTCCCATTTGGCAGGCCCCctcttatccccccccccccattcccgtTTGGTTCTCTTCCAAAGGCTCCTGCTGGTTATTTGCTCCTGCTCAGATAGGACCGAACAAAAGTCTTGTTTTCTTACCATCTAGATCAAGTTGTCCCCAGAGTACGGTCTTACTTGGtagccccccccttttttttccctgccctcccactctgtctactttggtctcttccaacggTTCCTGCTTGTtacttggtcctgctcagataagGTCCAACAAAGAGTCCTATTTTCTTTCCCCCAGGTCAAGTGGTCATCAGAGTAGGGAGTCAgttggtgccccccccccttttattcctaTTGCCCACCCCACACTTTGTCTTTGGTCTCTTCCCACTCTTCCTCctggttagttggtcctgctcagatagtgTGCAACCAAGACTCCTGTTTTTTGCCCCCTAcatcaagttgtcctcagagtggTGTCTCACTTGGTAGCCCATTATTACTGCCCCACCTTCACTTCCCGTTTTGTGTCTTCCAATTACTCTTGCTGGTTAGTAGGTCCTGCTGTGAGAGACCCCAACAAAAAGTCCTGTTATCTTGCCCCATGGCCAAGTTCTCCTCAGAGCAGTGTTCCAGTTGGTAGCCCTCCTTTTATTCCTGTCCCCCTCACTTCccactttgttttcttccagctGTTCCTGatggttagttggtcctgctcagataggctCAAAGAATCTTGTCTTCTTGCCCCCAGGTCAAGTTTCCTCAGAGTAGGGTTTGGTTGGTAACCCCCCCCCCGTTTCTTCCTGCCACCTACCCCCCCCCATTTCTtcctttggtctcttccaactccTCCTGCTGGTTAGTTGGGCCTGTTTTCAACAAAAAGTCCTAGTTTCTTGCCCCTAGGTCATGTTGTCCCCAGAGTAGGGCTGTGATGGAGCACGGTGTGAGCATTCGTCTTGTTCCTCAACCTCAATTTTACCCACAACACCTCAGACACAGTGTTACCCAACGCGTCAGTGTTAGGCGTGAACGGCCGCTTCCTCTGCTGTGCTTGAGAGTCTCTTGTTGTGCTTCTCCATGTTCCTCAGCTCATCCCTCTCCAGATCACAAGGGGATTGTCTTTAGTTTCCATTTGTTCCCTATAGAAAACCTTCTCATTGCCCAAGACCTGCTCACTTTGGGAGCACTTGAGTATGCCCTTTGCAGATCACCTTCTGCAGACACTTGGATTCAGGGTCCCTCAAGCCTACCTCTGAAGccctatttcctttcttccatatGGTGGTTTTGCTTCCGCTCTCCCAGATTTCTGGCCTCTTGCTTGCAAATTGGATCTCCTTCGGTATTTCCCCCTTTAATTACTTGATTTGCAAGTTCAGAATATACTCCGTTCTGTTGACACAAAGCACTTCACGGGTCCATTGCCATGCCCACCCTGCTTCTCTTGTCCTgagcccactcccaccccaccccgtgtGTCCTCTCCTGCCATTACCTTGATTGGAGATACACTGAATAATGTTCTTTACTGTGGGGCTACTTTTCATAGGGCCTGCTTTACACAGACTCGCTCCCAGGGACCATTCCTACTTGTTTAGCTAGACGTGACTAGATGGAACCAATATGAAGTATCTGAAAATAGAGGAGAGTCTGAGTGTGGGGTGGCACAAAACCCAAATGAAAGTCATCTTCGCCACAGGTGAGAGGATGGGACACTGGATTTGGGGATACATGTTCTCTAGGCATCTGGACAACTTTGTTCTTAATCTTCACTCTGGATAGGAGGAAAGGGCCCCGCCTGCGAGGAACCTAGCTCCTTGTGCCAGCTCCACCACTGAGGAGCGTCATTGGCCCTCTCTGAGAGTCCATACTTTGTGTCTAAAAGGGGAACACCAAGAGGGTCTGAGAGAGGGTCTCCCAAGGTGCCTTTCAGTCCAATGGCTGGAACCCACGACGGAGCCTCAGGTCTAGAGTCAGGCTTGCTCCATGGGCTGTGTGCTTCTAGACAGGTTTACCAAGTGTTCATTCCAGAAGTCAGCGTGTCTTGTAAGGCCGTGCCCTGAGAGGATAAGGATTTAAACGGGAggtaaaagtaaaacaaagccaCCATTTCAAAGTCATTCGTGGTTTCTCAGAAGGGGGCTCCTAGCATCTCTTCTTCCACAGCATCTCGGCTTCCTTTAGTTGCACACATAAGGATTTTCCCTTCAGTGAGCTCTTTAAGGAGTGGAAGCGGTATTTCACTGTGGCCCTTGAGAGCCCCTGAGCTCTGTTGGTTACTGACAGGGACAGGACCTATTGGTGGGAGGGATGTGGGAGAGAAGAAGATTCATGAAGACACAGTGTGGCGCTCTACAGAGAGCAGGCAGAGATTTGGTTGGATTTAGGCACTGTTAGGTCCGAAGTCTTCTGTAGGACTGTTGCCTTATGTTCTTTGTTTCAAGAGTCCCCGAATCTCCACTGGGGTTAACAGTCTAGGGCAGGAGGCTCAGCTCGTCCCCTGGAGAAGAAATAGCCACCGTGCCATCTTCAGTCTACATGAAGAAGGGCATGATAGAAATCCCAGTCTCTCTTGGCTAAACCTTCTCAGTCCCAGCATTACAACCCTGGGACCCATGACCACCACTCAGACGAGTCTGTCTCAGGTAGCTTCTGTGCTCGAGACCCTCTGGGAGAACTGACTGGCCCTCAGGGCTTCAAAGGCCCCAGAGATGACCCAGACGTGTCGCTGCCTTACAGGGACCAAACCCCAGGCTGGGTGAATCCAGCAGAGCACAGCTGACCAGGCCAGGAGGACAGCCACGCTGAAGGGAAAGCGATTTCAATCTTGACTCTCCGTGGCTCCCACACAGCCTGGTGCCCACTGGGAGGGCGCCGAGCTCCAGGTTACAGGGCCCGAGGCCCGGTGTCTCCACCAGGCAAGCCTGGCTCTGTGGCCTTGCCCtcggccgcccccacccccaccccctggactCCATCCTTTAACatccccctgtccccccccccaccgttgCTCCAGTGTCCCGGAAGCCACCCCCTTCCTGGTCCCCATCCCCCGAAGGCACCACCCTTCCCCTGCTGTTGGGTCACCTCACACCCCGAGGGTCTATCTCAGCCACGGCCCAGAAGGAGCACGTCCGTTGTGGACACAAATCCTCGCCACGTCCCAGGCCTGCCTTCTCCAGCCCTGCTGGCCACTGCATTCACCTCACCCTCGCCTGCACCCACCAGCCCTCCAGCCGCTTTTTCTCACCCTCTGCCGGGCACCGGCCCCTGGCCCAGCCCGCCGTTCGTCTGGCCAGCACTGTTGTCTGACACACCTGGAGCCCGTGTCAGGGTCAGACCCCGTGCTACCCTCTCCTGTGGTCTGGCTTCGAGGTCGCTGTCTCCGGAAGTCCTAACTCCTGGCCCGGTCCCCCTCACGATTCCCTTCCCGGGGCTCCCACATCCGGCCCAGCTCCCACGTGGAGTCCCAGTTGGGTGCTCCGTCTCCCCTTCCAGACTAAGGAAGTCCTTGGGGACAGTGGAGACCACGATGTGAACCCGGTCCCAGGGTGTACattttggaaggaagaaagttGTGTGTGACCCACCAGGAGCTGGGCGGGGTTTAGCGTCTTTGACGTTACAGCCCTGCAAGGTAACAGGACAGCAGGAGCAGGCACGGAGGGCCCCGCATCACAGCGGCTGTGCTGAGCGCTCCACGGGGTCTGGGCCATTTCCTCTGGGCCCCGGTCCCCTGGGAAGGTGTCAGAAAAGGCCCAACCTAGGCCGTGGAAGGTGGAGTCAGGGGCCCAGGTTCCACCTGACCAAGTTGATAGAGCCCTGAAGCCACGAAGCCTCCCGTGTACTGCACAGACCAGCAGCAAAGGAGCCTTTCCTATCTGGTGGCGTTACAGTCTGTAGTCGCCCAAGGCTCGGGGACACTGGGAAGGTTGCAAATGGCACGGGGCCATTGGGTGCTTTCTCGAGGAACCATGTGCAAGTGTTGTTAATAGCCGGTTTCCCTCCCATGGTGTAGACAGGGAGACCCGGGTCCTCGGGGTTTCCATCAGCGTTTCTTTTCTGCAGTATCGGACATGTCTCCTTCGGAGATGTTCTCCCATCGGGAACTGTGCCATTAGAGTCACTCTCCGTCAGCATCTCTCTCTGTTGTGAACTCTGAATCTTGGTAACAGAAGGCGTCTCCTGGTGCTTTTTGCCTACTGGAGGCCCTGGGGAAAGGAGGACCAcgtgggagagagaggcagcccGCAGAGCCTTTTAGAGACTGGAAAAGCAGGGTTCAGGTCGTGTTCTACAAATGGGCCAAACGGGTCCTGCGCACAGGGGCCCCCGAGGCGGTGGACTTCTTCACGGCAGGCTGCTGCACCCTGTTGGCTCAAACACCCGCCAGCACCCGACTCACATTTTCTCTCACGTTTGTGATTGTTTCCAACGTAGCCCAAAGCAGGAGAGTTTGGGCCGTTTGGAGCCTGCGTGCTTGGCGTGCCTCGCCAAACCTCACCCTGCATCTGCGGAGAATACACAAGATAGAGCCTTATGCTTCTAAGACCCCGGGCCAGGGCCCTGAGCTGCTGAGTTGAGCCCCCTCCCTGAGGGAGGcctcccccaggggccccttcccttgccttcatCCCTTAGCCCATGGGGCTGCGGTAACACAACGCCGCACACTGAGCGGCTTATGAAGAAGGGACATTTATTCCTCATGGTGCTGAAGGCTGGAAGTGCAAGGTGCCAGCAAGGTGCCCGCGCACGGTGCAGCGAGAGCCTTCCTCCCGGGTCACAGCCGCcatcttctcgctgtgtcctttcatggtggcaggggctggggaactCCCTGCAGCCTCTTTCCCAAGGTGCTCCTCCCACCCATGAGGGTTCCACCTTCGTGActtaagcacctcccaaaggccccacctccaaatgccatcattCTTTGGCACTTAGGATTTCAACAGAtgtattggggggtggggggggtggggggaggacacaaacattcagaccatagcactcCCGTTCTGCATAGGCTCCCTGCCCATAAGCCCCTGGATGGTCTCATGCTGTGAGGGACTCCTGGGTAATGGGGCTGTTCAGGCGCCACCCAGGAGAGCTTGTGTGCTGCTGTGTCTCCTGGTCATGTCTTCTTCCCGGAGCAGCCCCCAATCCCCAGAACCCCCTACAGTTTGCTAAGGAGCCCTGGGGAAATCACAGGTCTGACCCTTAGAGGATGACGATTATCTGGCCCGAGGTGCAGGTTTTGCAGCGGTCAGGTGGCGAGACTCTAAGGATGGCGAGGCCGGAAAGGCTTAGGAAAGCATCTGCTTGCCATGGGGACTTGGGCAGCTGCTGTCTGGCCTGGCCGGGTCTTGGCTTTCTTGCGGGAAGCTGCTGCGGAAGCGCCACCGACTTTGTTAGACCCGAACCACAAAGCCTAACTGCCTGGCTTTAATGCCGAGCCAAACCTGAACGTGGCCCCCGTGGGCGGGCCTTTTCAGCCTCAGCAGGTGCTGTGCTGGACCGAGAGCAGGCAAAGCCCGACCGCCAGGTCTTGGGCTCTGGGCGTGTTGTAGATTTGGGACACCCCTCTGTGGGGTCCAACTCTGTCAAAATATCCTGGGTGCCGCCCTGCACCATCTGGGTCCCTTCCAGATGTGCGCAAGGAAGCACTCGCTCTCCCAGGAGACCAAGAGAAACGGAGCCGCCCAGGGGCATTTCTGACACAGACGAGGCAGCGTGTTCCGAGCTTGGGATGCCCGCTGAAGCTGCAGGTCCCGGGAAGGCCAACCGCAGGGACCCTGAGGCCTCCGTGCACTCAGGGCAGATCCGACTCGGAACCCCTCGAGGGGGCGGCCCTCTGCTCTCGGCTCGCTGTGCGGGCCCGGCCTGGTTATCTGCGGTCCGCAACAAGCACTGGCCGCCTGTTCCCTCGCCTTCCTCCCGCCGCACCCACCAGGCCGTGTGCGTGTTCCCTCAGCTTTCCCAGGAAGGCAAGGCTCTTTTGTCCACCCCTCACCGGGTAAGCGATCAGGATGAAAAGGGTCACGTGCCCCCATTTCAAACACTGCTGAAAATTCAGGCTGTCACCCTGACCGTGACGAGTCTTTGTGGTTCACTTTTATGACAACGTTGCTCTGCCAAGATGCTTCAGTCCCTCTTGGGTAGGACCCCTCCAGACAAAAGGGtctgggggagaagaggggcCGATGGAAACGACGGAGTCTGATTACTGAAAGGACACAGTGATTCTGCGACCGTGGAGCAAAAGCCAGCCCTAGGCTTGGGGGGATCGGACACCCCGCCGGGCACGGACAGGGCTTTGTGATCTTGGTGTTCCAGAACTGCTCCTGGAAGCTTAGCCCTCCTCCTGAGGGAAGCCGGAGGCGCTGCCCTCCTAAGCTGCCGATGCTTAGGCGATGCAAACTGACTGCCGGACCTGGAGGCAGCCTGACAGCACTCTCACACGGCCAGGGGCGGGCCCGGCGGGGTGGCCCAGAGTTCATCCTGCTTCTGCCACTCTCCACCCAGAGACAGCATCGCAGTCCACAGGGCCGGGGCTCGGGCCCACAAGGTTGCCCACCCCTACTCCCGCCAGTCCCAAACCCCGGGCCGTCACCCCTGCTTGCGACCGAGAGGctctaaatcagaggttcccaccaCCCCGTCCTCAGGTTCCATGAATTGGCTAGAGTGGCTCACGG
The Prionailurus bengalensis isolate Pbe53 unplaced genomic scaffold, Fcat_Pben_1.1_paternal_pri Un_scaffold_100, whole genome shotgun sequence DNA segment above includes these coding regions:
- the LOC122478597 gene encoding melanoma-associated antigen 9-like isoform X2, encoding MAGASGSQSHQGSSSPDEEGSSTWGAPAGAQASLPDALCVKVAGLVLLLLLKYRTKQPTTRAEMLAAVSQDDQDRFPVIFRRACEYLQLVLWVILLEDDRAPEEAVWEALGVMGVYAGREHVFYGEPRELLTEVWVQEGYLEYRQVPGSEPARYEFLWGPRAHAETSGVQVLQHILAVNSRQPGSPCLSEDAVSHEEERA
- the LOC122478597 gene encoding melanoma-associated antigen 9-like isoform X1, which produces MAGASGSQSHQGSSSPDEEGSSTWGAPAGAQASLPDALCVKVAGLVLLLLLKYRTKQPTTRAEMLAAVSQDDQDRFPVIFRRACEYLQLVFGVDVKEVDPRERSYVLVSILGLSCDGTPSGRDGMPKTSLLVLVLWVILLEDDRAPEEAVWEALGVMGVYAGREHVFYGEPRELLTEVWVQEGYLEYRQVPGSEPARYEFLWGPRAHAETSGVQVLQHILAVNSRQPGSPCLSEDAVSHEEERA